In one Conger conger chromosome 5, fConCon1.1, whole genome shotgun sequence genomic region, the following are encoded:
- the LOC133127912 gene encoding E3 ubiquitin-protein ligase TRIM35-like: protein MASGSPSLLEEELSCPVCSEIFRDPVVLSCSHSFCKACLQQYWDQKGSLECPVCRRRSSKEQPPSNLSLRNTCEAFLKERSQRAKAGSEVFCSLHSEKLKVFCLDDQIPICVICQISKKHENHKMRPVQEAAEEYKEKLRTALAPLQEKLKAFNAVKLICDQTAEHIKSQAQHTERQIKMEFEKLQQFLKDEEAARITALREEEEQKSWMMKEKIEKMTEEISSLSEQIRALEQELGAEDISFLQVRPVHSVSCTLGDPEKVSGALIDVAKHLGNLKYRVWEKMLGTVQYTPVTLDPNTAHPELSLFEDLTSVRRSDERQQVPGNPERFDGWWCWVLGSEGFSSGRHCWDVEVGGEDWRVGVVKESISRKGDVDVSPAGGVWSVMVCDGKYRAMTSLPTHLTVQRDLQRVRVQLDWDRGEVSFSDPSNNTPLYTFKHSFTERLFPVFGTLGTVRICPLKVSLSVE, encoded by the exons atggcgtctggatctccttctctcctggaagaggagctctcctgtcctgtgtgctctgaaatcttcagggatcctgttgtcctgagttgcagtcacagcttctgtaaggcctgtctgcagcagtactgggatcagaagggatctctggagtgcccagtttgcaggagaagatcttcaAAGGAACAACCTCCCAGTAACCTGTCTCTGAGGAATACCTGTGAGGCattcttaaaggagagaagtcagagagctaaagcaggatctgaagtgttctgcagtctgcacagtgaaaaACTCAAAGTCTTCTGTTTGGATGATCAAATACCCATCTGTGTTATCTGTCAAATttccaaaaaacatgaaaaccacaaaatgcgaccagttcaggaggctgcagaagagTATAAG gagaaactcaggactgcactggctccactgcaggagaagctaaaagcctttaatgcagtgaagctaatctgtgatcaaacagcagagcacatcaag agccaggcccagcacacagagagacagataaagatggagtttgagaaacttcagcagttcctaaaagatgaagaggcagccaggatcactgcactgagggaggaagaggagcagaagagttggatgatgaaggagaagattgagaagatgacagaagagatatcatccctttcagaacagatcagagccttagaacaggagctgggagctgaagacatctcattcctgcaggtaagacctgttcactctgtgtct tgcaccctgggggatccagagaaggtctcaggagcgctgattgatgtggctaagcacctgggcaatctgaagtacagagtgtgggagaagatgctggggactgttcaataca ctcctgtgactctggacccaaacacagcacatcccGAACTCTCACTGTTtgaggatctgaccagtgtgagacGCAGTgatgagagacagcaggttcctggtaatccagagagatttgatgggtggtggtgttgggtgctgggctctgagggattcagctcagggagacactgctgggatgtagaagtggggggtgaGGACTGgcgggtgggtgtggttaaagagtccatcagcaggaaaggggatGTGGATGTGAGCccagcaggaggagtgtggagtgtaatggtgtgtgatggGAAATACAGAGCCATGACCTCCctacctacacacctcactgtgcagagggacctccagagggtcagagtgcagctggactgggacagaggggaggtgtcattctctgaccccagtaacaacactcctctctacacttttaaacactccttcactgagagactgtttccaGTCTTTGGTACTCTGGGGACTGTGCGGATCTGCCCACTGAAGGTGTCTCTAAGTGTAGAATAG
- the LOC133128082 gene encoding zinc-binding protein A33-like — protein sequence MLLLIIFYGNEAPPTAQVTPEYYCRAQCILGDPEKVSGALIDVAKHLGNLKYRVWEKMLGTVQYTPVTLDPNTANPDLSLSEDLTSVRGSGERQQVPDNPERLDWGWVLGSEGFSSGRHCWDVEVGGEYWRVGVVKESINRKERVDLSPAGGVWSIVLCNGKYYARTFPPTLLTVQRDLQRVRVQLDWDRGEVSFSDPCNTPLYTFKHSFNERLFPIFMGIVRICPLAVSVSVK from the exons atgttgctgctgataatcttctatgggaatgaagccccgcccacagcacaagtgactcctgaatattattgcagagcccagtgcatcctgggggatccagagaaggtctcaggagcgctgattgatgtggccaagcacctgggcaatctgaagtacagagtgtgggagaagatgctggggactgttcaataca ctcctgtgactctggacccaaacacagcaaatCCCGacctctcactgtctgaggatctgaccagtgtgagaggcagtggtgagagacagcaggttcctgataatccagagagacTTGATTGGGGTtgggtgctgggctctgagggattcagctcagggagacactgctgggatgtagaagtggggggtgaGTACTGgcgggtgggtgtggttaaagagtccATCAACAGGAAAGAGCGTGTGGATCTGAGCccagcaggaggagtgtggagtatAGTCCTGTGCAATGGGAAATACTATGCCAGGACCTTCCCTCCTACACTCCTCACAGTGCAGAGGGAcctccagagggtcagagtgcagctggactgggacaggggggaggtgtcattctctgacccctgtaacactcctctctacacttttaaacactccttcaaTGAGAGACTGTTTCCAATCTTTATGGGGATTGTGCGGATCTGTCCACTGGCTGTCTCTGTAAGTGTAAAATAG
- the LOC133128966 gene encoding E3 ubiquitin-protein ligase TRIM35-like, with translation MASGSPSLLEEELSCPVCSELFRDPVVLSCSHSFCKACLQQYWDQKGSLECPVCRRRSSKELPPCNLSLRNTCEARSHRAKAGSEVLCSLHSEKLKLFCLDDQIPICVICQTSKKHENHKVRPVQEAAEEYKEKLKTALAPLQEKLEAFNAVKLICDQTAEHIKSQAQHTERQIKMEFEKLQQFLKDEEAARITALREEEEQKSRMMKEKIEKMTEEISSLSEQIRALEQELGAEDVSSYKDTQNRAQGTLGDPEKVSGALIDLAKHLGNLKYRVWEKMLGTVQYTPVTLDPNTAHPELSLSEDLTSMRRSGERQQVPGNPERFDWGGCVLGSEGFSSGRHCWDVEVGGETWWVGVVKESINRKGGVDVSPAAGVWGIVLHDGKYRALTSPPTHLTVQRDLQRVRVQLDWDRGEVSFSDPSNNTPLYTFKHSFNERLFPVFGIRGTVRICPLKVSVSVK, from the exons atggcgtctggatctccttctctcctggaagaggagctctcctgtcctgtgtgctctgaactcttcagggatcctgttgtcctgagttgcagtcacagtttctgtaaggcctgtctgcagcagtactgggatcAGAAAGGATCTCtggagtgcccagtttgcaggagaagatcttcgAAGGAGCTTCCTCCCTGTAACCTGTCTCTGAGGAATACCTGTGAGGCGAGAAGTCACAGAGctaaagcaggatctgaagtgctctgcagtctgcacagtgagaaactcaaactcttctgtttggaTGATCAAATACCCATCTGTGTTAtctgtcaaacttcaaaaaaacatgaaaaccacaaagtgcgaccagttcaggaggctgcagaagagTATAAG gagaaactcaagactgcactggctccactgcaggagaagctagaagcctttaatgcagtgaagctaatctgtgatcaaacagcagagcacatcaag agccaggcccagcacacagagagacagataaagatggagtttgagaaacttcagcagttcctaaaagatgaagaggcagccaggatcactgcactgagggaggaagaggagcagaagagtcggatgatgaaggagaagattgaaaagatgacagaagagatatcatccctttcagaacagatcagagccttagaacaggagctgggagctgaagacgtctca agctacaaggacacacaaaacag AGCCCAGGGCACCctgggggatccagagaaggtctcaggagcgctgattgatctggccaagcacctgggaaatctgaagtacagagtgtgggagaagatgctggggactgttcaataca ctcctgtgactctggacccaaacacagcacatcctgaactctcactgtctgaggatctgaccagtATGAGACGCAGTggtgagagacagcaggttcctggtaatccagagagatttgattgggggggttgtgtgctgggctctgagggattcagctcagggagacactgctgggatgtagaagtggggggtgagacctggtgggtgggtgtggttaaagagtccATCAACAGGAAAGGGGGTGTGGATGTGAGCCCAGCAGCAGGAGTGTGGGGTATAGTCCTGCACGATGGGAAATACAGAGCCCTGACCTCcccacctacacacctcactgtgcagagggacctccagagggtcagagtgcagctggactgggacaggggggaggtgtcattctctgaccccagtaacaacactcctctctacacttttaaacactccttcaaTGAGAGACTGTTTCCAGTCTTTGGTATTCGGGGGACTGTGCGGATCTGCCCACTGAAGGTGTCTGTAAGTGTAAAATAG
- the LOC133128967 gene encoding zinc-binding protein A33-like: MLAPLEQERSEGAQCTLGDPETVSGVLIDVAKHLGNLKYRVWEKMLGTVQYTPVTLDPNTAHPIISLSEDLTSVRRSGEGQQVPDNPERVDTGWWVLGSEGFSSGRHCWDVDVGGEHWRVGVVKESISRKGGVNVSPAGGVWGIELYDGENRALTSPRTVLTVQRNLQRVRVQLDWDRGEVSFSDPSDNTLLYTFKHSFTERLFPIFSTLGTVRICPLKVSVSVE; encoded by the exons ATGCTAGCTCCGCTGGAACAGGAGCGATCGGAGGg agcccagtgcaccctgggggATCCAGAGACGGTCTCAGGAGtgctgattgatgtggccaagcacttgggcaatctgaagtacagagtgtgggagaagatgctggggactgttcaataca ctcctgtgactctggacccaaacacagcacatcccatcatctcactgtctgaggatctgaccagtgtgagacGCAGTGGTGAGGgacagcaggttcctgataatccagagagagTTGATACGGGGTGGtgggtgctgggctctgagggattcagctcagggagacactgctgggatgtagatGTGGGGGGTGAGCACTGgcgggtgggtgtggttaaagagtccatcagcaggaaagggggtGTGAATGTGAGCccagcaggaggagtgtggggtaTAGAGCTGTACGATGGGGAAAACAGAGCCCTGACCTCCCCACGTACAGTCCTCACTGTCCAGAGGAAcctccagagggtcagagtgcagctggactgggacaggggggaggtgtcattctctgaccccagtgacaacactcttctctacacttttaaacactccttcactgagagactgtttccaATCTTTAGTACTCTGGGGACTGTGCGGATCTGTCCACTGAAGGTGTCTGTAAGTGTAGAATAG